The genomic interval ACGGTTGGGATTAAGTCATCGCTCACAATCCAATCATGCACAACTTGCATAGCTTTACGAGTATCGCCAATCTGTAATTCATACCGATTAACAATACCTAAATCACTTTTAGTTGTTCCTAACTTACTCGCAACTTCTTTGTCCTTTTCATAAAATCGAAAGAACACATTACCACGCTTACCAAACTCTAACGTCCACCCGTCATATTCATTACCATGAATAATTGGCTTACTTCTAAAACGACTTTTGTAGTCCTTATTCATGGCTAACTTAATCAAGGTGTCAATGTCGAACCAGCCCCGTGGTTGAATGTAATCATTGATCGCCATGTCAATACGAGTCACTTTTCCTGAATATTGCATTGTTGCGACATAGAGCAAGTCAACCCAAGTGCGCTTTTGCTTTTGTAACAGAAACTCCATAGACCGACAACCACGTCCAGATATTTGTAGTAACGCCCCGATTTCATCAACATTTTCAGAACGAGTAAATACTCGAATATAGAAAAAACCAGAGTAGTTAAGCGAAGCCTTGTACAACATGCTTGCATTACCACCACTGGTTGAAAAATCGTCAATATTCATGCCTAACACGTCCGAAATAACTTTTTCAGGTGTTAAAGTTTCAAAACTGATACGTAAGTAATCGAGCGCAATTGCCATAGTCCCGTTAAAAGACGTAAAACTTAAATGAATACGCTCCTGAACTTTTTCAGGTATTTCATTTGCGCCTGATTCATAACGGGCATACGTTGTCTTACTAATATCTAAGTAGGCTGCCATTTGCCTAACAGACCATTCACGTTCCACACGATACTGTTTTAATTGTTCAGACGTTATCATATTCAAATTCCCCGTCATCAATTTTAGCTAAGCCAATCGTTGCTGTTGCACGCAATCGTTCACGCCATTCACACCACAACTGAACTACCTTAGCTTGCCCGTCAAATGAAAGACTTGATTTATAAAAGTTAACCACGTCATATCCATTTTCAACCGGCGTAATTGATTCAACGGACATAGTACCTAACAAATCAGGTAATTCAGCTGGTAAAGTCCATATATTAGCTAGACAAGTAATTTCAGCCCCTTGCGGGTCAATTAACGTAAAAATGAACTGATCACTTTCTGGCAAAACCAGTAAATGCTCTAATCCGAAAAACTTATATTCTACAATTTCACTCATTATTTAACCCTTTCTAGTCGTGTCCCATATTCAATCAAATGGGACACTTGCTAAAATCAACGTCAGAGCTATCATATCAACGTTTAGCGCTGTTTTTTGCTTATTTTTAAGCCCCCCTATTAGGTAAACGGGGGCTGGACGATAAAGTAAAGTTGCTGATAACGCCACGACCGCAAGAACATCGGCATTTCCGACACAAAAAAAGAGAGTTTGTACCCCTTAACAAGGGTGTGGTGTCGCCTAACGGCGACACCTTACACCCAGTTCCTAACGTCACTATTGTTAAGGTCAACACTCTCTAACTTCTTTTGCTTTGTCTACAATACCGCTGTTTGTCGTAACAGCAACTAAACTTCATCATTCAGTTTTTTCTGTATTTGTGTTTTCTGCTAATTGTTCGCCTAGCTTGTTAAAATATGCTTTTGCTTTAAAGCCCCGTGGAATCAACGGAGCAAAGAATGCCCGTGGTAAATCAGGTGACATTTGGGCATAGCCCCAACCTTTCAACTTCTTTGATAGGTTAACAAAATCATTTGGGTCAGCTTCTGGAAACATCATCGTTAATCCAGCAGACTTCATCTTTCCTAACGTTACACGGAATTGGAATTGATCACGAGCCCCAGAACCGATACTATCAGCGTCAGGACGTTGCATAGCCACAATCAAGAAAAACCCAAGTTGACGACCTAGCATAACAATCTCACCCACTTGTTTCTTCAACTGTTCTTGTTGTTTCCACTCCAACTTACTTACAAACGCTCCAAATTCATCAAACACAAAGAAACTAGGTTTCAATTCAAAATCACGATAATCGCCCATACCGTCATCGTTTTTCAGAATTTCAGTATATTCTTCTGCACGTAGATACATCTCATCATAAAACTTTGTAAATGCCTTTAAAATACGGTCATCAGAGTAAACCACTTTACCTTTCAAACCCGTTGTTTGTGCCAAACTAGCTAAATCAGTCCGTTTTGGATCAGCAACCATTAAATCAGCACCTGATTTCAAAATACCAGAAATAATTGAAAACAAGAAAAATGACTTACCAGAACCAGTATCCCCAGCAACTAACATATGTGGTACTTTGGCAAAGTTCCATGTAAACCCATCCATGATTTGAATAGAATCACTTTTAATCTCCATATCATCTAATGGCACACGTGCCTTTTCAGGGAAAACTAAAAATTCATGTATCACAAATCCGTCTTCTGCCGTTTCATCAGACTTTGTAGAACGTGTAGACATCACAATTTCACTCGATAAGATCCCGTCTTTAAATTGTTTTTGAAATTTATTACCGTCTTGTGGTAGATATAACTGAAAACCAGTCGGCAAAAATTTAACATACAGACGTGGATAATAAACAAGCTTTTTCTTTTGCTTACCATCTTTATTAACGACTTTTTCAGTATACAACTGTTTATTTTTAATACTGGTTGCCACTAAGGTCATCTTATAAATCTTGCCCCAAAATCCCATATCATAACGTTTCGCACGGTAAAATGCCCATAACACTAACACCGACACAAAATACGCCAAAATACTAACGATTAAAATAACATAATTGATATTAAAAAAGCCAGTCCACAAATAATGGTAACTGGCAATTGATAATTGAATAATAGGAACAATCAAAATAGGCAACGATAACGACCAAATCATTTTAGCTGGCAATCTATCAAAGCTATAAAAAATACGAAAGCCACGTTTAAACATGTACTATCCACCTACTTTCAAAGGATTGATTATCCCTTCTTTCCTTCTTGCTTTGTTTCAGGCTTGTTAGGTGTAGATACCTTGGCGTTAGCCTTTTCAACGTTGGTAGCACTTACCAAATGAGACCAGTTACGAACATCAGGCTTAAAGAAACGAATGCGTCATTCTGTCAATTTAATATCATCTCCCATTACAAAATCATTTTCAATTTGACTTAGCAATGGTAATGGCATGTCCACAACAACTGTTTCGTTCTTTTGCTTATCATGCACACTCAACTTAACAACGTCTTCCTTAATAGCGTCCATATCTTCACCAGTACGAGCTGCTTGACGACGTTCATTAGACTTTGCTTGTGAGAATCCAGTCTTAACACCAATGAATTGTAGTTCTTGTCCAATGTATTGATTAACAGGGATTTCATAATCGTTATCAGAAAATGTGACCATAATATCTGATCCACCAGTTACTTCGTCTGCCCAGCGTGATTTTTCATCTGAATCTGCCTTAACCAATTTTCCAGTCAATACACCTGAATTGGCGTCTGTATCACGACCAATCCCTGATGATGTAATTTCAGCATTAATTAAACGAACTTCTTCCATAAAATTAAAGTCTGCTGGGTTAAAGTTATCTTGTTTCTTCACGGTAATTAGATGATTACCAAGCACCTTTTCAGCACTTAAAGAGATAAAATCACCATTTACACCCCCATACTTCAACTTTCCAAGTGTATTTTCAACGTTCAAAGGTAGATCCATAAGTGTCAACATAATAAAATTCTCCATTTTCTTTTTTAAAATAATTTGATTTACTGCAAAATAAAAACCGACTATCTAGTTGATAATCAGTTTTGTTAATTGATATTCTATTCGCCTGCTCGGTATAATTAATACGTCATCGCAATATGCGTTAAATTTATTATTAAGGAAAAAACATGAAACACGTGAAAAAACCACCTATCCAAGTAACAATGCTCCCTAATGAGAAAACACCATATAAATTTACATATACAAAAAAATATATTTTGAAGTTATGTTTAACTAGTTTTCTTTTGTCATTTATTATTTCTATGCCACTATCTTTTACTGAAAACCTATCAAACACAATTGTAACATTATGGATAATGATGATAATAATTTCATTAATTACGACAATAAGCATTATATTAGTGTATTCTGTCGTAAACAAATCTCTAAATCGTTCTGTTGTCGGCTATTGCCTTATACTGTTCTCGATTGTTTGTTTCTTATTATCTGCATTTGTTGCTCTTCCTGCAACTACAAATATGCACATAATCTCTGTATTTTATATTTTCATAACGGTAAGTGTAACTTTACACATATTAACATTAGTTTGGGATTATCTTGATACTGTTGATATTCAAGAACATAGTTATTTAGGTAAAAACCTAACAATCTTAACTCCAATTTTGTTGAGTTTTGGACTCTTATTGGTTACCATATTAACTTTCTTCAAAAAATAATAAACGCAGTAGTAGTCTACCAGACCCCATTAAATGGGCTATCCCCTATTGAACTACATTCGTACAATAAGGAATGACTTAGATTCTTCAATCCAAGTTTCGGCTTTATTGATAAAGGGGTCAAACTGTTCTCTTTTTCGTCCGCAACACCCCTAGAAGCAAGACCTATTGTGTTCAGTGATATTTTAGATGTATAATGTTCTTTGCTAGTGGCATTATACATCTAAAATGTTTGAACAGGTTTTGTTCTTATTTTATTTATTTGTCAAAGATCAAGTCGGCTGATTTAATCAGTCGGCTTTTTCTTTTTGTCCCATAACTAAGAAAAAGCACAGAAACGATAGATTACAAACACGTTACGAATTAGTAACTTCGTTCTCTATCACTTCTATGCTTTTAATATTAATATTTTGGTTGCAACCCCTAATGCCAATTTTTTTGAAATTGTAATGTATTTGTAACCGAAACGGATCTACCCCTAGGCATTATGCGGATTTAATTAATTACAAATCGACTACAATGTGTATTTCTAACGAATATATCATTAACAAATTAAGAAACATTCGTTACCAATAGCACTTTAGAAGTTACTATATCTATTAATATGTAGTTTGTAAGTGTTAAACGTTACTGGAAACTAAAACTAATTTCTTTTTTAAAATAGTTAGTCTGTTACATAAAATAAAAACTGATTATCACGTAAATGATAACCAGTATGGATTGATATTATATTCGCCTGCTCTGTATAATTAATACATCGTCGCAATTTACGTTAAGTCTATTTAAGGAATTACGGATTATGAAACAACACAAGAAAAAACCAATAGAAGTAAAATTAATTGAACCAGAAGTACCAAAATACATATATAATCCATCAAAAACAACAAATGATTTTATGATCGCAACATTTCTGTTATTAATCATGATGTCAATTCCATATACAAATAAAATGTTATATATAATAAAATTAAATGATAATCATGAAATAATTTTAAATTACTTAATACTAGGTATTATGGCGATTTTATCAACGAGTATAATGCCTATTACCCGATCAAAAAAGATAACTATAAAGGAAAAAACTAAACTATCCTTCAAAGAAATAAAAGCAACGCACCCAATATTGTTTACATTGCTCATTGCAACAATGTGTATCCAACAACTTATATATCGTTCAAACGGAATATTGTATGGTATATCTTTTTTCATGCTTTTAATGATAGAATGGTATTTCTTGATTTGGATAACCCACTATATATTCCAATCTATTGATTATTTCTGCAAAGTTGATATAAAAAAACAAAATATTATCATATCAAATACTCTAACAATTCTACCAATAATAATTTCGTTTATTGCATTAATTGTTTCACTCCTAAAATCCTAAATAAACGCAATAGTAGTCTATCAACCAGTCATTAAATGACATATCCCCTATTGAACTACGTTCGCACGATAAGGAATTACTTAAATTCTTCAATCTAAGTTTCGGCTTTATTGATAAAGGGGTCAAACTGTTCTCTTTTACGTCCGCAACACCCCTAGAATAAAAGGATTTACGGTTGTTCAACTACATGTTATACTTATCCATATTCTACATGCATAAATATCTGTAAATGAATGAAAATCTTTTATTCTTTTTATATTTATTTATCAAAGATCAAGTCCGCTGATTTTAATCAGTCGGCTTTTTCTTTTTGTCCCATAAACTAAAGAAAAAGCATAGAGATGATAAAGAATATAAACATTACATTTATGTAACGCATTTCTCTATCACTTCTATGCTTTTAATATTATAGTTTTGAAAGCACGAATATTTATCACTAACCTTCTAGTAACTCATACTATGAATCTCTTTTATGCATTTTAGATTTAAAAATTCTCTTGATTATTTGCGCCTGATTCAGAATTGCTTTGTTTTTTATGACGTTATATAAACGCATTGAGACATTATTTCAAACTATTTCTGTGGATACTTGGTTATCTTGTTTATTGAGGACGTATTTCAGAAACAGCTCAAACTCACATATTGTGCCTGTTAAATCCAGTCACAGTTTGATAATTAACTGATGCCATTGTTTCAGCGTATTTCTGATAACTATTAACTTTTCACAAGTTACTTGTGGTGACTCTCAATTGATTATTTAAAGCGTGTAACTCATCAAAAATATTTTAAATATTTGGGGCTATTGTTGTTATTGCGATCTTAGAATTAGTGTAACAACACATAAATGAATGCAATCAACAAACTGATACCTTCCGCTAGAGACATTGTCAGCTAACTCCTTTCTACAGATTTTGATGTGTTGGTTTTTTGCACCATACGCACCACCACCTTTCGATGAAAGTCAGCCACCGTCCTATTAACTTGTATCCTCAGCTTATCATGTTAAATTTATAAACACAATCTAAAAACTCCTCTAATCATTGATATGACAGTGTTCATACGTATCTCAAAGACTTTAAATCTATCCTCAAGAATATGAATTGTATATTTAATAAGCTAGATTAACTAATAAAAAACCACCCAAATTTGAGTGGTTGGTATAATTATAAACTTATAATTTATTTGTCGTATACACCCATTGGTTGATGCTTGTTTCCTGAATTGATTTCATCCATAAACGCATCAGCATAGTCAGCATAACTAATATAACTCTTACCATTTTCATCCACTCCCAAGTTCTCACCTGAGAAATAATGATGTCCAGTATGTGGTGCATCAAATTGCATGTCCAATGGTGGTGTCATGTAAAGCCAATTAAATGACGTGTCATTCTTCAACAACTCATATGCCGCAACTTCATTTTCAGCCAAAGGCTTAATGAATGCTGGTAAATCAGGTGAGTCAATCACACGTGAATGATCTGGTAAATATGAAACTCCTGCTCCACCAGCAATAATCAATCTCGTCTTTGTACCTTGAAAGATATCCATCAACTTTTGCATTGAAGTGCTAAATTGCTTCAAGTCATCTGATGGTGCATTGTAAGCATTAATCACAACGTCAAATTTTTCGATATCTTGAGTGATTAAATCAAAAAGATCTTTTTTCTCCACTACTAAATCATTGGTATTCGTTAGCTTTTCTGGATGACGGACAATTGCAGTTGTCTCATATCCTTCTTTCAATGAACGCTCTACTA from Weissella ceti carries:
- a CDS encoding replication initiation factor domain-containing protein, which gives rise to MITSEQLKQYRVEREWSVRQMAAYLDISKTTYARYESGANEIPEKVQERIHLSFTSFNGTMAIALDYLRISFETLTPEKVISDVLGMNIDDFSTSGGNASMLYKASLNYSGFFYIRVFTRSENVDEIGALLQISGRGCRSMEFLLQKQKRTWVDLLYVATMQYSGKVTRIDMAINDYIQPRGWFDIDTLIKLAMNKDYKSRFRSKPIIHGNEYDGWTLEFGKRGNVFFRFYEKDKEVASKLGTTKSDLGIVNRYELQIGDTRKAMQVVHDWIVSDDLIPTVYGYFNRYITFYEYIDPKIKARDDYVEAEDRPVFQQWHYFVLHAKEIVFETLPEEVSLERSLAWIQRSVAPTLKLLDEAGALSDVMEFMREAELSPKHEKLLEALNRQIEEENTLANEFEKQH
- a CDS encoding FtsK/SpoIIIE domain-containing protein; its protein translation is MFKRGFRIFYSFDRLPAKMIWSLSLPILIVPIIQLSIASYHYLWTGFFNINYVILIVSILAYFVSVLVLWAFYRAKRYDMGFWGKIYKMTLVATSIKNKQLYTEKVVNKDGKQKKKLVYYPRLYVKFLPTGFQLYLPQDGNKFQKQFKDGILSSEIVMSTRSTKSDETAEDGFVIHEFLVFPEKARVPLDDMEIKSDSIQIMDGFTWNFAKVPHMLVAGDTGSGKSFFLFSIISGILKSGADLMVADPKRTDLASLAQTTGLKGKVVYSDDRILKAFTKFYDEMYLRAEEYTEILKNDDGMGDYRDFELKPSFFVFDEFGAFVSKLEWKQQEQLKKQVGEIVMLGRQLGFFLIVAMQRPDADSIGSGARDQFQFRVTLGKMKSAGLTMMFPEADPNDFVNLSKKLKGWGYAQMSPDLPRAFFAPLIPRGFKAKAYFNKLGEQLAENTNTEKTE
- a CDS encoding NAD(P)-dependent oxidoreductase codes for the protein MKVGIIGATGKLGSLLVERSLKEGYETTAIVRHPEKLTNTNDLVVEKKDLFDLITQDIEKFDVVINAYNAPSDDLKQFSTSMQKLMDIFQGTKTRLIIAGGAGVSYLPDHSRVIDSPDLPAFIKPLAENEVAAYELLKNDTSFNWLYMTPPLDMQFDAPHTGHHYFSGENLGVDENGKSYISYADYADAFMDEINSGNKHQPMGVYDK